One stretch of Lemur catta isolate mLemCat1 chromosome 2, mLemCat1.pri, whole genome shotgun sequence DNA includes these proteins:
- the SMIM8 gene encoding small integral membrane protein 8 isoform X2 encodes MSSAPEPPAFKKEPPKEKDFQNPGLRGVRTTTLFRAVNPELFIKPNKPVMAFGLVALSLCVAYIGYLHATQENKKDLYEAVDSEGHSYMRRKTSKWD; translated from the exons ATGTCTTCAGCACCTGAGCCTCCAGCATTTAAAAAGGAACCACCCAAAGAGAAAGACTTTCAAAACCCAGGGCTCAGAGGGGTGCGCACAACGACCTTATTTCGAGCTGTGAATCCAGAGCTCTTCATTAAACCT AACAAACCTGTAATGGCTTTTGGATTGGTAGCCCTTTCACTTTGCGTGGCGTATATTGGTTATCTACATGCAAcacaagagaataaaaaagaccTCTATGAAGCTGTTGATAGTGAGGGACACAGTTATATGAGGAGGAAAACATCTAAATGGGATTAA
- the C2H6orf163 gene encoding uncharacterized protein C6orf163 homolog codes for MIRNSSYTNFVCCAVCNKIIPPSPLGKTFKRIHEYKPFKTRFYTHRDILDIGANILKKEEQFQEAVLKERIAKAEAEVWAQAYELQKQVVEKALEEANDRHNIEIQILKEEHQRDLQEMADKTKKEMYQNMDDEMKREHLAAEQRMVHRIQRIMMECHREKVEAVKNARAEERKIAQEELQAQKSKVREILLNTGIMVSKDQKENVDQLLKAKEHEMNIYYGMAQRQRQEEIQEVLQEAEKTHQATLDNMMDKLVNTQGELLSIAKQLGIMTNWKDFLEEELQETRAAFQKYINYTFPKLSPGHADFILPERKKTPSNLVTKENETTFD; via the exons ATGATCAGAAATTCAAGTTACACAAACTTTGTTTGCTGTGCTGTTTGTAACAAAATAATTCCACCATCCCCTTTGGGAAAAACCTTCAAACGGATCCATGAATACAAGCCATTTAAGACACGCTTTTACACTCACAGAGATATACTGG ATATTGGggcaaatattctgaaaaaagaagagcaatttCAAGAGGCTGTACTCAAAGAACGTATTGCAAAAGCAGAAGCTGAAGTATGGGCTCAG GCTTATGAACTCCAGAAACAAGTAGTGGAGAAAGCACTTGAAGAAGCAAATGACAGACACAATATTGAAATTCAGATTTTGAAAGAGGAACATCAAAGAGATTTGCAG GAAATGGCAGATAAAACTAAGAAAGAGATGTATCAAAACATGGATGACGAAATGAAGAGGGAACATTTGGCTGCAGAACAACGCATGGTCCATAGAATCCAGAGAATTATGATGGAGTGCcacagagagaaggtggaggCTGTGAAGAATGCCAGGgctgaagaaagaaagattgCCCAGGAAGAACTCCAGGCCCAGAAAAG CAAGGTGAGGGAGATACTTTTGAACACCGGAATTATGGTTTCTAAGGATCAGAAGGAAAATGTGGACCAACTATTAAAGGCAAAAGAACATGAAATGAACATCTACTATGGCATGGCTCAAAGGCAGAGGCAAGAAGAGATCCAGGAAGTActccaagaagcagagaaaaccCATCAGGCCACGCTTGACAATATGATGGATAAACTGGTTAACACCCAGGGGGAGCTGCTGTCCATAGCAAAACAACTGGGAATCATGACAAACTGGAAAGATTTCCTGGAGGAGGAATTACAGGAAACCAGGGCAGCATTTCAAAAATACATCAATTATACTTTCCCTAAGCTTTCACCAGGACATGCCGATTTCATTctgccagaaagaaagaaaacaccttCCAATCTTGTTACTAAGGAGAATGAAACAACTTTTGACTAG